The nucleotide sequence ATGCCCAGGCCGGCGCCGTAGACCAGCGCGACGTTGAGGGCGACGTTGGCGCCGAAGCCGGCGACCGCGACCACCAGCGGCGTCCGGGTGTCCTGGAGGCCGCGCAGCACACCGGTCGCGGCGAGGACGATCAGCATCGCCGGGATGCCCAGGCTGCTGATCCGCAGGTACGTGGTGGCGTGCGGGGCCGCGGTGGACGACGCGTCGAACGCGGCCACGATCGCGGGCGCGGCCGTCGCGCCGACGATCAGCAGGGCGGCGCCGATGATCGCGGCGAGCCAGACGCCGTCCATGCCCTGGCGGATGGCGCCGCGGCGGTCGCCGGCGCCGAGCAGCCGGGCGACGGCGGCCGTGGTGGCGTACGCGAGGAACACGCACAGGTTGACGAGCGTGCTGAGCACGGCTCCCGCGACGCCGAGGCCCGCGAGCTGGGGTGTGCCCAGGTGCCCGATGATCGCGGCGTCGGTGAGGATGAACAGCGGTTCCGCGACCAGGGCGAAGAAGGCCGGGACGGCGAGGCGGAGGATCTCCCGGTCCTGGGCGCGTTTGCGGGCGGGGCCGGGGGCGGTCGCGCGCACCGGAGTGCCCGGGCGGTGTTCGGCCGCCGGGTCGGTGTCCACGGAGTCGGGTGCGTCAGGCACGCGTCCACGGTAGTCATCCACAGGTAATGATCACAAGCTGAGTTTGGTCATTACTTGTGGCTGCGCGGGGTGGTTGTCCACACACGCGGGGCGATTGACGGTCGATCGGACGGAAAGTTTTTCACACGCACCTGCGGTGGATAGAGAAATCCCAGGTCAGATCGGGTTTTTCGGGTTGTGGACAATGTTCGTTCCCCAGGCTGCACACAGGTTGTGCACAGCTGTGGCGGTACTGGTCCACAGGGTTGTCCCCAGTTATCCACACCCCCTGTGGATGACCGCGTTGGCGCAGCTCCGGTCCACCCGTACGGTGTGGTCTGCACAACGCGTGGTGCGGCTCATTTGTCGGCCCGGTGCCGTAGGAAAGAGCAGGACCACCGGCGCCGCCCGCGTACCGGGCGTGCGTCCAGCGAGTCCGTGACACCGAGGAGGATGCGGGGCATGAGTGTCTCGGAGTACGAGGACGCTCCGCCTGCGCGCGAGAGCTTCGAGCGCACCCCGCCCCAGGACATCGCCGCGGAGCAGTCCGTCCTCGGCGGCATGATGCTCTCCAAGGACGCGATCGCCGACGTCGTCGAGAACCTCAAACCGGCCGACTTCTACCGCCCCGCACACGAGATGGTCTACAACGCCGTCCTCGACCTCTACGCCCGCGGCGAGCCGGCCGACGCCGTCACCGTCGCCGCGGAGCTGACCAAGCGCGGCGAGATCGGCCGCGTCGGCGGCGCCCCCTACCTGCACACCCTGATCTCCTCGGTCCCCACCGCCGCGAACGCGGAGTACTACGCCCGCATCGTCCGCGAACAGGCCGTCCTCCGCCGCCTCGTCGAGGCGGGCACCCGCATCGTCCAGATGGGATACGCGGCGGACGGCGACGTCGACGAGATCGTCAACGGCGCCCAGGCCGAGGTCTACGCCGTCACCGAGCAGCGCACCAGCGAGGACTACGCCCCGCTCTCCGACATCATGGAAGGCGCCCTCGACGAGATCGAGGCGATCGGCTCCCGCAACGGCGAGATGTCCGGCGTCCCCACCGGCTTCACCGACCTCGACTCCCTCACCAACGGCCTCCACCCCGGCCAAATGATCGTCATCGCGGCCCGCCCGGCCATGGGCAAGGCACTGGCACTGGATACGCCGCTGCCGACTCCGACCGGCTGGACGACGATGGGGGAGGTGGGGGTGGGCGATTTCCTCATCGCCGCCGACGGCCGCGCCACGAAGGTGGTGGCGGCCACCGCGGTCATGCACGGTCGGCCGTGCTACGAGGTGGAGTTCTCCGACGGCTCGGTGATCGTCGCCGACGCCGAACACCAGTGGCTGACGGAGGACCGGGCGGCCAGGCGGGCCGCCCAAGCCGTGCTCGTCGGCCCGAACGAACCCGGGAGCCGCGTCCCTCGGGCCGAGGTGCGGACCACCCGCCGGATCGCGGAGACCTTGCTCTGCCGTGATGGGCAACGCCGCAATCACGCCGTTCGGGTGGCCGGGCCGCTGCGCCTCCCCGACCGCGATCTGCCGTTGCCGCCGTACGCGCTCGGTGCGTGGCTCGGCGCCGGCAGCGCGGATTCCGCGCGGATCACGACGGCGGACGAGGAAGTCGTCGCGGCGCTGCGCGACGAGGGGATGGACGTGCGGCCGAGAGGCGGGCTCTTGTACGGGCTTCGTCTGCCCGCGCGGTCCGGGGGGCAGGCCCGCGACTGCGTCGTCTGCGGCACTCCGCTCACGCCCGGGACGCCCCGGGTCCGGACGTGCGGGCAAGGCTGCGGCGGGAAGGCGCGATTCGTCTCGGCGCCGGTCCCTCCCCCGACATGTCCGGACTGCGGGGCGCCGTCCAGCGGCCTGGCGCTGTGCCGCGTCTGTCGCGCACGGCACGGAAGCGTGCAGGCCGTCCTGCGCACCTTGGGCGTTCTCGGCGACAAGCACATCCCCGTCGAGTATCTGCGCGCCTCGGAGCGGCAGCGCCGGGACCTCCTCGCCGGTCTGCTCGACACCGACGGCCACGTGTCCCCGTCGGGGGCCGTTGAACTCGCTCTGACGAACCGTCGTCTGGCCGAGGACGCGCTGGAACTGGTGCTCAGCCTCGGATATCAGGCGACGATGCGTTCCAAGGCCGTGCGCGGGCGCGTTCGGGAGACCTCGACGTACTTCCGCATCGCCTTCACGCCCGCCGAGCCGGTGTTCCGCATGGCGCGCAAACGGGCTCGGCAGACCGATCGCGCGTATCCGACGACCCGGCTGCGTTACGTCACCGCGGTGCGCGAGGTGCCCTCAGTGCCTGTGCGGTGCGTGCAGGTTGACCACGAGGACCATCTCTACCTGGCCGGCAGGTCATGGATCCCGACGCATAATTCGACGCTGGCGTTGGATTTCGCGCGGGCGTGTTCGATTCGGCACAACCTGCCGAGTGTCATCTTCTCGTTGGAGATGGGGCGGAACGAGATCGCGATGCGGTTGCTTTCCGCGGAGGCGCGGGTGGCGCTGCACCACATGCGGTCCGGGAGCATGACCGACGAGGACTGGACGCGCCTCGCGCGCCGCATGCCGGATGTGAGTACGGCGCCGCTCTACATCGACGATTCGCCGAACCTCTCCATGATGGAGATCCGTGCGAAGTGCCGAAGGCTCAAGCAGCGCAACGACCTTCGCCTCGTCGTCATCGACTACCTCCAGCTCATGACCGGAGGCGGCAGCCGCCGCGCGGAGAGCCGGCAGCAGGAGGTCTCCGAGATGTCCCGCAACCTCAAGCTCCTCGCGAAGGAGCTCGAACTCCCGGTCATCGCGCTGTCCCAGCTGAACCGAGGCCCCGAACAACGCACCGACAAAAAGCCGATGGTCTCCGACCTGCGCGAGTCGGGGTGCGTGACGGCCGATACGCGTGTGCTGCGCGCCGACACGAATGCCGAGGTCACGCTGGGCGAGCTTCTGGAGTCGGGCGCCCGGGACATTCCGGTGTGGTCGATCGACGAGCAACTGCGCCTGGTGCCGCGCACGATGACACACGTCTTCCCGAGCGGGACGAAGCAGGTGTTCCGGCTGAGGCTCGCGTCGGGCCGCGAGGTCAAGGCGACGGCGAACCACCCCTTCCTGACGTACGACGGCTGGAAACCTCTGGGCGAACTCGCCGCCGGAGACCGCCTTGCCGTCCCGCGTCGGCTTGACCCGCCTCTGACGCCGAGGCCGATGGCGCCCTCGGAGATCGTGATGCTGGCTCACCTGATCGGTGACGGGTGTGTCGCGCCGCGGCAGCCCGTGCATTACACGAGCAAGGACGAGGCGAACCTCACGGCGGTGGAGCATGCCGCGACACACTTTGGCATCACGCCACGCCGCGTGCGCCAAGGCGCCCGGTCGCACGTATACCTGCCGTCACCGCGGCATCTCACCCACGGCCGCAATCCCGTCGCCGTATGGTTGGACGGCTTCGGCCTGTACGGCAAACGCGCACACGAGAAGTTCGTGCCCGCACCGGTTTTCGCCTTGCCACCGGAGCAACTGCGGTTGTTTCTGCGCCACCTGTGGGCGGCGGACGGGTCGGTGACCGTCGGCACGTCCGGTTCGCGGGCGGTGCGCGTGTACTACGCGACCAGTAGTCGGCGGCTCGCCGACGACGTGCAAATGCTGCTGCTGCGCTTGGACCTGCGTTCACGTCTGCGCAGGGTGCGTCACAAGAACGGCCGTCCGGGCTGGACCGTCGACATCACCGGTGTCGAGGATCAAAGCCGATTCATCGCCGAGGTCGGCGTGCATGGAGCGCGAGCCGTCCGCCGCGGGGGTGCCGCCGCACGTCTCGCGGGCGTGCGCGCGAACCCCCGTCTCGATACGGTGCCGCGCGGGGTTTGGGACCAGGTCCGTGCTCGCATGACCGAAGAGCGCGTCACGACACGCGCGCTTCCCGCGGCGGTCGGTGGAAAGTCCTGCGGCAGTGCCGTCTACGCGTCGAACCCCGGCCGGTCCCGCCTCGCCGCGGTTGCCGGCGTGTTGGCGGATGCGGATCTCGAACTCCTCGCCACAAGCGATGTGTTCTGGGACACCGTCGCGGAGATCGAGCCTCTCGGCCTCGAACCGGTATTCGACGCGACGGTGTTGGGGACGCACAATTTCATCGCCAACGGGATCGCGGCGCACAATTCCATCGAACAGGACGCGGACATGGTCATCTTGTTGCATCGTGAGGATGCGTATGAGAAGGAGTCACCGCGGGCCGGGGAAGCGGATCTGATCATCGCGAAGCACCGTAACGGGCCGACGACGACGATCACGGTGGCGTTTCAGGGGCATTACTCGCGGTTTGTGGACATGCAGCAGAGCTGAGGGGCCCGGGCCGCGGGCACGGCGCTCGGGGGTTGCGTTACGTGGTTGTTTCGTTTCGCTGTGCGTTCGCGCGGGTGGGGGCGAAGGGGAATTGACGGTGGGGAAATCCGGCTCTCATGGGTGCGCAACAGGCGGCTCGGAGTCTGGGGCGCATGACTGAGTCTCTTGCCGAAGGTGCCGAGTCGACCGATGTCACGCTGTTCGAGCGGATCGGCGGGGAACCCGCCGTCGCGGCGGTGGTCGAGATCTTCTACGGGCGCGTCCTCGCCGATCCCGCGTTGGCCGGGTACTTCGAGGGAGTCGACGTCGCACGGCTGAAACGGCATCAAGCGCTGTTCGTCGGCCAGGCGTTGGGGTCGCGCAAACCGTTCCCGGGGCGGACGATGCGGCAGGCCCACGCGGGGCTGGTCGTCACGGAGGCCGCCTTCGACCGGGTGGTCGAGCACCTTGCGGCGTCGCTCGCCGAGGCCGGGCTGGACGACGAGACGATCGCGGGGATCGCGGCGCTGTTGCTGCCGCTCAAAGCCGACATCGTGACCGCCTGAGCCCGTCCGGGCGGTCACGCGGTGCGGTGCCCGCCTCCAGGGCGTCGGCGAGGTCGGTGAGGATGCGCCGCTTGGGGCGGGCGCCCACGAGGGACTTCACGGGTTCGCCGGCCCGGAAGAGCGTGAGGGTCGGCATCGAGAGGACGGCGTACGTGGCGGTGGTACGGGGGTTGGCGTCGACGTCCAGGGTGACGATGCGGAAGCGGTCCTCCTCGGCGGCGAGTTCCGCGAGGACCGGGTCGATCATGCGGCACGGCCCGCACCAGGCGGCGGTGAAGTCGACGAGGACGGGTACGTCGGAGGCCAGGACCTCGGCGGCGAAGGTCTCGTCGGTGACGCTGGGGAGGGCGTGCGCGGTGCCGGATGCCATCAGGGTGCCTCATTCCGAGTGGGCGCGGGGCTCGTGGCGAGCGAAGTGGTCGGGGAGCAGATCGCAGCGCGGTTCGGGGCCGCCCGGCTCATGGGCCGCGGCGGCGACCTCCGCACGGGCGAGTTGGGCGGCGACCTCGTCGCGGACGTCGCGCATGCGGCTGATGCAGGCGTCCAGTTCGGCGAGTTTGGCGCGGTAGACGGCGAGGGACGCGGGGCACGCGTCGCCGGCGGGGTGGCCGGAGCGCAGGCACTCGACGAACGGCCGGGTGTCCTCGAGGCCGAAGCCGAAGGCCTGGAGCGTCCGGATCTCGCGGAGCAGGCGCAGGTCCGACTCGTCGTACTCGCGGTAGCCGTTGACCGTGCGGCGGGCCGGGAGGAGGCCGCGTGACTCGTAGTAGCGGAGCGTGCGGGTCGTGGTGCCCGCCCGGTCGGCCAGTTCGCCGATGCGCATGCGTTCCTCCCGGTTCGCCGTCGTTCGGTGACGACCGTAAACGTTGACGCCGGGGGCAAGGCCAGGCCCGGGGGAGGCATTCCCGGGCCCGGCCTCGTGCTCCGGCTCGTCAGCGTGCGGTGAAGCCGCCGTCGACGGCGAGTGCGGCGCCCGTGACGAAGCTCGCGTCGTCGCTCAGCAGGTAGGCGACGAACGACGCGATCTCGGCGGGCTCGGCGATGCGGTTCACCGGGTGCAGCGACGCGATGTGCGCGACCGCTTCGGGGGTCGCGCCCATGGTGGTGCGGAAGAGCGGGGTGTCGACCCCGCCGGTCGCGATCGCGTTGACGCGGACGCCTTGCTCGGCGACCTCCAGCGCGGCGGCCCGGCTGAGCCCGACGACGCCGTGCTTGGCGGCGACGTACGGCGCGGCCTCCGGCATGCCGACCACGCCCAGGTTGGAGGCGTTGTTGACGATGGAGCCGCCGCCGCTCGCGACGATCGCGGGGATCTCGTACTTCAGGGAGAAGTAGACGCTGGTGAGGTTGTGCGCGATCTCGGCGTCCCACGCGGGGGTTTCGACGCGCGGCACCGCACCGTACGCGTTGACGCCGCCGGCGTTGTTGAACGCGCCGTCCAGGCGCCCGAATTCGGCGACCGCGGCGGAGACGAGGGCGGCCACGTCGGATTCCGTGGTGACGTCGGTCGGGACGAAGATCGCCTTCCCGCCGCCGGCCCTGATGTCGGACGCGAGCGCGTCGCCGAGGTCTTTGCGGCGTGCGCCGAGGACGACCGCGGCGCCCTCGGCGGCCAGGCGTTCGGCGACCGCGCGGCCGATGCCCGAGGTGCCGCCGGTGACCATGAAGACCTGGGAGCCGAGGGACGCGGAGAACGAAGACGGCATGGCTGTGCTCTTTCCGGGAGGGGGATTCTGGATGGGGGCGGGCCAAGCCCCCGGGTGATCACCCCTTCAGCGTGGGCCACCCGCGACCGGCGTACCGGCGGGATTCGGACCTGGCGTGACCAGCGGAAATCGGACGCGGAAGCGGCGTCCCCGAGACGTGGCGGCGGCGGGAGCGCGGCGCCGTGCGTAGGCTTCGCCCCGCGTGCGTCGCGCGTGGGCCGTGGACCGGCCACCCGTAGGCGCGGGGTGGGCCTGGACCCACCACGGCTCGGGGTTCGGGGCCAGTGCCCGGAGATCTCCCGTTCGGCAGACTTTCGGATGTCGGGAGAGGCGGAGTCGGTGGCCGCCGACACAACAGGCCAGCGGGCCAGGGGCGTACGGCGAAGGCCGGCGACGCGAGGAGGAACCATGAGTGAGAAGGGCAGCGTCGGGTTCCGGCGCGGGGGAATCGACGCGTTGCGCGGTCTGGCGCTCATCGTGCCGATGGTCGCGGGGCTGGTGCTGTTCTGCCTGACGGTGACCTTCATCCCGCTGATGATCATCGGGGTCGGCGTCTTCGTGGTGCCGATGCTGATCGCCGGGACGCGCGCTCTCGCGGACGTGGCGCGGCGGCGCGCCGAGCTGTGGGGCGGCGTGCCGATCGCCCGGCCCTACCGCCCGCGCCCCGAGTTCGACACCGGGCTCGCCGGGCTGATCCAGCGCTGCCGCTGGCTGATGCGCGACCCCGCGACGTGGCGTGACCTGCTGTGGCTCATCGGCGACTGGGTGGTGGGCTTCTTCCTGGCCATCTTGCCGCTGGCGTTCATCGCCGAGGGCCTGTTCGGCGTGATCCAGCCGTTCCTGTGGAAGACGCTGGACAACGCGGGCGGCAACAACTGGTACACGTTCCTGAAGATCGACAGCGACGGTACGGCGCTGCTCGCGGTGCCGCTGGGCCTGCTCTACGTCGTGATCGGCTTCCTGATCGCCCCCAAGACCCTGAGGGCGCACGCCGTGTGGACGCGTTCGCTGCTCGCGCCGACGCGGGCCGCGATGGAGATGCGCGTCCGGCACCTGACCGAGACGCGGACCGACGCCGTCGACGCCTCCGCCGCCGAGATCCGGCGCATCGAGCGCGACCTGCACGACGGCGCGCAGGCCCGGCTGGTCGCGATGGGCATGAACCTGGGGGCGGCCGAGGCGATGCTGGAGTCGAACCCCGAGGCGGCGCGGGCGCTGCTCACCGAGACGCGCGAGGCGTCGGCGAAGGCCCTCAACGAGCTGCGCGACCTGGTCCGGGGCATCCACCCGCCGGTGCTGGCCGACCGCGGCCTGGGGGACGCGGTGCGTGCGCTGGCCCTGGAGAGCGCGCTGGACGTCGAGGTGACGGTGGAGGTCCCCGGCCGGCTGGAGGCCCCGGTGGAGTCGGCGGGCTACTTCGCGGTGAGCGAGGTGCTGACGAACGTCGCCAAGCACGCGGGCGCCCGGCACGTGTGGATCGACCTGCGGTACCGCGCGGGCCGGCTGCGCATCGAGGTGGTCGACGACGGCCGCGGCGGTGCGTCGCTCAACAAGGGCACGGGTCTGCGCGGGATCGAGCGGCGGCTCGGTACATTCGACGGGACTCTCGCCCTGGACAGTCCGCAGGGCGGCCCGACGACGGTCACGATGGAGCTGCCGTGCGTGTTGTCCTCGCCGAAGATCTCGCCCTCCTGAGGGACGGGTTGGTGCGACTGCTGGAAGCGCACGGCTTCGAGATAGTCGCGGCGGTGGACAACGGCCCCGAGTTGCTGCGGGCGCTGACCGAGAAGAATCCGGATGTGGCGGTGGTCGACGTACGACTGCCGCCGACATTCACCGACGAGGGCCTCCAGGCGGCACTGGAGGCCCGTCGTCGTGTTCCGGGGCTTCCGGTGCTGGTGCTGTCGCAGTACGTCGAGCAGTTGTACGCACGGGAGTTGCTGGCCGACGGGTCCGGCGGCGTGGGCTACCTGCTCAAGGACCGGGTGTTCGACACGGACCAGTTCGTCGAGGCGGTCCGCCGGGTCGCGGCGGGCGGCACCGCGATGGACCCCGAGGTGATCGCCAAGCTGCTGTCACGCAGCGCCGAGGCCGTTCCGCTCGGGCGGCTGACGGCACGTGAGCGCGAGGTGCTGGAGCTGATGGCCGAGGGGCGTTCGAACGCGGCCATCGCGAAGCAGCTGTTCGTGTCGGAGGGGGCGGTCAGCAAGCACACGACGAGCATTTTCGGGAAACTCGGCATCATCGCGTCGGATGACGACAACCGGCGGGTGCTCGCGGTGCTGGCGTATCTGGGGGCGTGACGCGGCGCGGCGGGTGTGCCGGAGCGGCGGGCCCGGAGCGCGGGCGCCTTCGTTCTGCGGAATGAGGATCGCGTACTCCGTCCGGAGTACGCTGGGGAGCCGTCTTCCGCGATGGACGTGTGACGCCGTCGTACACCGGGCGTAACTTTTCCGCCCGCGAGACTTTCCGTTTGTTCCGGTCTGTTCACCCTGCCTACCGTCGAGACCGCCCGTCCGCGTTCCTTCGCGATCGCGAGTCCCGTGCTCGCCGGGGCACCACGCACCGGACGCCGCGACGGACCCCATGGAGATGTGATGCAGCAGCAGGACGGTTCCGTGGGTTCCGCCGTGCGGGGCCGCTCCGTGCCCGGTGCCGGCGGCGACGCGGCGCACAGCGCGCCGAAGCCCGGGAGCACCGCCGCCGCGTCCGCGCCGTCGGCGACCACCGCGATGCCGCGGCCCGGCGACCGCCTGCCGCGGTGCCTCCAGGGGATGCGCGGCCACCCGTGGATCTCCGACGCGCTCCTGACCGTGATGACCGTCTGCATCGTCGTCGGCGGCGCGCTCGCGCATCCGCAGGACAGGGCGGTCGTCGGCCACCCGGACGCGCTCAACATGACGGTCGCGGTGCTGACGTGCCTCCCGCTGATGGCCCGCTGCCGCCATCCGCTGCTCGTCCTCGCGCTGACCACGGCCGGCCAGTTCCTCTACCTCGCCGCCGACGGGCGGGACGGCTCGATCTTCACGCCGACGCTGGTGGCGATGTACACCGTGGCGTCCCGCAGCTTCCTGAAGCGGTCGTTCGCGATCGCGTCTGCGGTCGCGGTCGCCCACACGGTGCTCCGGCTGAGCGTGCTCGGCTCGTCGTTCCTCAAGCCGGAGAACTATCTCTCGGTGGTGTGGCTGTATCTGCCGGTCGCGATCGGTGAGGCGGTGCGCGCCAAACGCGCCTATTGGACCGAGGTCCAGGCCCGGCTCGCGCGCGCGGACCGCGAGCGCGAGGAGGAGGCCCGGCGCCGGGTCACCGCCGAGCGCATGCGCATCGCCCGCGAGCTGCACGACGTCGTCGCGCACAGCATCGCGATGATCAACATCCAGGCCGGCGTCGCGGCGCACGTCATCGAGCAGGACACCGGGCAGGCCAAGCAGGCGCTCGTGCACATCAAGGACGCCAGCCGGGACGCGCTGGCCGAGCTGCGCACGACGCTGGGCGTGCTGCGCCAGGACGGCGACAGCGACACCCCGACGGAGCCCACGCCGGGTGCCGAGGGCATCGGCTCGCTGGTCGCGTCGTACCGCACGGCCGGGCTTCCGGTGCGGCTGGACGTCTCGGGCGCGCGGCGCACGCTTCCGGCGCCGGTGGGCCTCGCGCTGTACCGGATCGTGCAGGAGTCGCTGACGAACGCGGTCAAGCACGCCGGGTCGGACGCACAGGCCGTGGTACGCATCCGCTACGCGCCGGAGGCCGTCGAGGTCGGCGTGACCGACGACGGCGTGGGCGCGGCCGACGGGCAGTCCGCGGACGGCGGCGACGGCACCGGGCACGGGCTGCTCGGCATGCGCGAGCGGGCGACGGCGGTGGGCGGCACGCTCCGCGCCGGCCCGTGCGAACCCGGGCCGGGGTTCGCCGTCCACGCGGTTCTGCCGACCGAGACCCCGTCGCCCGCCTCGGGCGAGGCGGCGGCACAGCGCAAGACGACGGAGGGAAACAGATGGTCCGGGTGTTGATCGCGGACGACCAGTCGCTGGTCCGTGCCGGTTTCAAGGTGCTCATCGGCTCCGACCCCGAGTTGGAGGTGGTCGGTGAGGCGGCGAACGGCGCCGAGGCGGTGACTCTCGCGCGTGAGACGCGGGCCGATGTCGTGCTCATGGACATCCGTATGCCGGAGATGGACGGCCTGGAGGCGACGCGCCGGATCGTCGGCGACGACGACCTGGCCGGGGTCAAGGTGCTGGTGCTGACGACGTTCGAGGTCGACGACTAC is from Yinghuangia sp. ASG 101 and encodes:
- a CDS encoding replicative DNA helicase: MLSKDAIADVVENLKPADFYRPAHEMVYNAVLDLYARGEPADAVTVAAELTKRGEIGRVGGAPYLHTLISSVPTAANAEYYARIVREQAVLRRLVEAGTRIVQMGYAADGDVDEIVNGAQAEVYAVTEQRTSEDYAPLSDIMEGALDEIEAIGSRNGEMSGVPTGFTDLDSLTNGLHPGQMIVIAARPAMGKALALDTPLPTPTGWTTMGEVGVGDFLIAADGRATKVVAATAVMHGRPCYEVEFSDGSVIVADAEHQWLTEDRAARRAAQAVLVGPNEPGSRVPRAEVRTTRRIAETLLCRDGQRRNHAVRVAGPLRLPDRDLPLPPYALGAWLGAGSADSARITTADEEVVAALRDEGMDVRPRGGLLYGLRLPARSGGQARDCVVCGTPLTPGTPRVRTCGQGCGGKARFVSAPVPPPTCPDCGAPSSGLALCRVCRARHGSVQAVLRTLGVLGDKHIPVEYLRASERQRRDLLAGLLDTDGHVSPSGAVELALTNRRLAEDALELVLSLGYQATMRSKAVRGRVRETSTYFRIAFTPAEPVFRMARKRARQTDRAYPTTRLRYVTAVREVPSVPVRCVQVDHEDHLYLAGRSWIPTHNSTLALDFARACSIRHNLPSVIFSLEMGRNEIAMRLLSAEARVALHHMRSGSMTDEDWTRLARRMPDVSTAPLYIDDSPNLSMMEIRAKCRRLKQRNDLRLVVIDYLQLMTGGGSRRAESRQQEVSEMSRNLKLLAKELELPVIALSQLNRGPEQRTDKKPMVSDLRESGCVTADTRVLRADTNAEVTLGELLESGARDIPVWSIDEQLRLVPRTMTHVFPSGTKQVFRLRLASGREVKATANHPFLTYDGWKPLGELAAGDRLAVPRRLDPPLTPRPMAPSEIVMLAHLIGDGCVAPRQPVHYTSKDEANLTAVEHAATHFGITPRRVRQGARSHVYLPSPRHLTHGRNPVAVWLDGFGLYGKRAHEKFVPAPVFALPPEQLRLFLRHLWAADGSVTVGTSGSRAVRVYYATSSRRLADDVQMLLLRLDLRSRLRRVRHKNGRPGWTVDITGVEDQSRFIAEVGVHGARAVRRGGAAARLAGVRANPRLDTVPRGVWDQVRARMTEERVTTRALPAAVGGKSCGSAVYASNPGRSRLAAVAGVLADADLELLATSDVFWDTVAEIEPLGLEPVFDATVLGTHNFIANGIAAHNSIEQDADMVILLHREDAYEKESPRAGEADLIIAKHRNGPTTTITVAFQGHYSRFVDMQQS
- a CDS encoding group I truncated hemoglobin, producing the protein MTESLAEGAESTDVTLFERIGGEPAVAAVVEIFYGRVLADPALAGYFEGVDVARLKRHQALFVGQALGSRKPFPGRTMRQAHAGLVVTEAAFDRVVEHLAASLAEAGLDDETIAGIAALLLPLKADIVTA
- the trxA gene encoding thioredoxin, whose amino-acid sequence is MASGTAHALPSVTDETFAAEVLASDVPVLVDFTAAWCGPCRMIDPVLAELAAEEDRFRIVTLDVDANPRTTATYAVLSMPTLTLFRAGEPVKSLVGARPKRRILTDLADALEAGTAPRDRPDGLRRSRCRL
- a CDS encoding MerR family transcriptional regulator, with amino-acid sequence MRIGELADRAGTTTRTLRYYESRGLLPARRTVNGYREYDESDLRLLREIRTLQAFGFGLEDTRPFVECLRSGHPAGDACPASLAVYRAKLAELDACISRMRDVRDEVAAQLARAEVAAAAHEPGGPEPRCDLLPDHFARHEPRAHSE
- a CDS encoding SDR family NAD(P)-dependent oxidoreductase, whose amino-acid sequence is MPSSFSASLGSQVFMVTGGTSGIGRAVAERLAAEGAAVVLGARRKDLGDALASDIRAGGGKAIFVPTDVTTESDVAALVSAAVAEFGRLDGAFNNAGGVNAYGAVPRVETPAWDAEIAHNLTSVYFSLKYEIPAIVASGGGSIVNNASNLGVVGMPEAAPYVAAKHGVVGLSRAAALEVAEQGVRVNAIATGGVDTPLFRTTMGATPEAVAHIASLHPVNRIAEPAEIASFVAYLLSDDASFVTGAALAVDGGFTAR
- a CDS encoding sensor histidine kinase, yielding MSEKGSVGFRRGGIDALRGLALIVPMVAGLVLFCLTVTFIPLMIIGVGVFVVPMLIAGTRALADVARRRAELWGGVPIARPYRPRPEFDTGLAGLIQRCRWLMRDPATWRDLLWLIGDWVVGFFLAILPLAFIAEGLFGVIQPFLWKTLDNAGGNNWYTFLKIDSDGTALLAVPLGLLYVVIGFLIAPKTLRAHAVWTRSLLAPTRAAMEMRVRHLTETRTDAVDASAAEIRRIERDLHDGAQARLVAMGMNLGAAEAMLESNPEAARALLTETREASAKALNELRDLVRGIHPPVLADRGLGDAVRALALESALDVEVTVEVPGRLEAPVESAGYFAVSEVLTNVAKHAGARHVWIDLRYRAGRLRIEVVDDGRGGASLNKGTGLRGIERRLGTFDGTLALDSPQGGPTTVTMELPCVLSSPKISPS
- a CDS encoding response regulator transcription factor, yielding MRVVLAEDLALLRDGLVRLLEAHGFEIVAAVDNGPELLRALTEKNPDVAVVDVRLPPTFTDEGLQAALEARRRVPGLPVLVLSQYVEQLYARELLADGSGGVGYLLKDRVFDTDQFVEAVRRVAAGGTAMDPEVIAKLLSRSAEAVPLGRLTAREREVLELMAEGRSNAAIAKQLFVSEGAVSKHTTSIFGKLGIIASDDDNRRVLAVLAYLGA
- a CDS encoding sensor histidine kinase encodes the protein MQQQDGSVGSAVRGRSVPGAGGDAAHSAPKPGSTAAASAPSATTAMPRPGDRLPRCLQGMRGHPWISDALLTVMTVCIVVGGALAHPQDRAVVGHPDALNMTVAVLTCLPLMARCRHPLLVLALTTAGQFLYLAADGRDGSIFTPTLVAMYTVASRSFLKRSFAIASAVAVAHTVLRLSVLGSSFLKPENYLSVVWLYLPVAIGEAVRAKRAYWTEVQARLARADREREEEARRRVTAERMRIARELHDVVAHSIAMINIQAGVAAHVIEQDTGQAKQALVHIKDASRDALAELRTTLGVLRQDGDSDTPTEPTPGAEGIGSLVASYRTAGLPVRLDVSGARRTLPAPVGLALYRIVQESLTNAVKHAGSDAQAVVRIRYAPEAVEVGVTDDGVGAADGQSADGGDGTGHGLLGMRERATAVGGTLRAGPCEPGPGFAVHAVLPTETPSPASGEAAAQRKTTEGNRWSGC